One genomic region from Jilunia laotingensis encodes:
- a CDS encoding DUF3869 domain-containing protein, giving the protein MKKKSFLSGISAKIALLVLAVSGALLTGCYKDDGLDASAPGGGTTVLDDAVYTITGSVTDITTGANIPNAEVTCEGQSVPVTEGVYSVKIAKFTSETKVVTLTFAATGYNDGKKITRTVTLNKVEDGQAVVYPLSVAMRLSEQKTYPVEYKVNFVVKDSKTGAAVTTLTTTPADGFVTKGGEAFKVTTPDTEEYNSSVTVVTLPEIYSDKEGEQKSTIVEVLVTPKDPADDTVTYTTLSGNLVDINGKAVQGTIVLWKDGAATDKKVENANHFNFTLNDKDEAGEYKIVATSGDYTVESGIYTIPGCGNQSFALVFTEIGAEKPVYEATYKLSFGAKNDKTFSDIEGVEFVFNGQNVKEIAGVAAGTYKVKAYANNYYTGETTITLPVVKKETQTEVEKTITVFMTEMPAPAVETITLYGEIVDANGNMIKAQSIKLDGTSIDASPIYNSDHFKFVVPVEKAKEVNANTWTVIASVKRVDTNGKELTPVTISQMFTYTGTGDALYANVLLPYVTKDGVLVVSEEEDGEQGVIEPDVNEKGEVLNDVTVEMKGDGSPEQATTVTIEAGTIITNSAGAPLDLPIILTRNTTEEKNPSFTQEDETDIVIRSFFGNPDGAKFNNKPLKITFADIYGGQLGGLELQYKTDNGWGISTSNLNNEVTTDNSTYTMLVSHFSQFRAAINGKLESVKSETMFGEEFHKDVNQQNNTDKSDNLIVTYNNAQEGSIYNGLSEAISAVYTNENAQGAVNSAIKNVFQKSGMAIGDDFKTQNVELKYAVAPYTLVKSIKVKTEYKIDTYEFTLNGKKVEVVVKSVLRHLIDAETVYLGHGHNHGHGHGDDLNSGGGIFVGE; this is encoded by the coding sequence ATGAAAAAGAAAAGTTTCTTAAGCGGGATTAGTGCTAAAATAGCATTGCTCGTTTTGGCTGTATCCGGAGCCTTGTTGACCGGATGTTATAAAGACGATGGATTGGACGCTTCCGCCCCGGGGGGAGGTACAACTGTTCTTGACGATGCAGTTTATACAATCACTGGTTCTGTTACGGATATTACTACTGGTGCAAACATCCCTAATGCTGAGGTTACTTGTGAAGGACAATCTGTTCCTGTAACAGAAGGTGTCTATAGTGTAAAGATCGCTAAGTTTACTTCTGAAACTAAAGTTGTAACTTTGACTTTCGCTGCTACTGGTTATAATGATGGTAAGAAAATTACAAGAACAGTTACCTTAAATAAGGTAGAAGATGGACAAGCTGTCGTTTATCCTTTGTCAGTTGCAATGAGACTGAGTGAACAAAAGACTTATCCTGTTGAATATAAAGTAAACTTTGTTGTGAAGGACAGTAAGACTGGCGCTGCAGTTACTACTTTGACGACTACTCCTGCTGATGGTTTTGTAACTAAAGGTGGAGAAGCTTTCAAAGTTACTACTCCTGATACTGAAGAATATAATTCTAGTGTAACAGTTGTTACTCTTCCTGAAATTTATTCTGATAAAGAGGGTGAGCAGAAATCTACTATTGTTGAAGTTCTTGTAACTCCAAAAGATCCTGCTGATGATACAGTTACTTACACAACATTATCTGGCAATCTTGTAGATATTAATGGTAAAGCTGTACAGGGTACAATTGTATTGTGGAAAGATGGTGCTGCTACTGATAAAAAAGTAGAAAATGCTAATCATTTCAACTTCACATTAAATGATAAGGATGAAGCTGGAGAATATAAAATTGTTGCTACCAGTGGAGATTATACAGTAGAATCAGGCATCTACACAATACCTGGATGTGGAAATCAATCATTTGCATTGGTGTTTACTGAAATTGGAGCTGAGAAGCCAGTATATGAAGCTACTTATAAATTGTCTTTTGGTGCGAAAAATGACAAGACATTTAGTGATATTGAAGGTGTTGAGTTTGTGTTTAATGGACAGAATGTAAAAGAAATCGCTGGTGTTGCTGCCGGAACTTATAAAGTGAAAGCTTATGCCAACAATTACTATACAGGCGAAACAACTATCACTTTACCAGTAGTGAAAAAAGAAACTCAAACTGAGGTAGAAAAAACGATCACAGTCTTTATGACTGAAATGCCTGCACCTGCTGTAGAAACAATAACTTTATATGGTGAAATTGTAGATGCTAATGGCAATATGATTAAGGCTCAGTCAATTAAATTGGATGGAACTTCTATTGATGCTTCTCCGATTTATAACAGTGATCACTTTAAATTTGTGGTTCCTGTAGAAAAAGCAAAAGAAGTTAATGCTAATACTTGGACTGTTATAGCCTCTGTGAAGAGAGTGGATACAAATGGTAAAGAGTTGACTCCTGTAACAATCTCTCAAATGTTTACTTATACAGGAACAGGTGATGCTCTTTACGCTAATGTATTACTTCCTTATGTAACTAAAGATGGTGTTCTTGTTGTTTCAGAAGAAGAAGATGGTGAACAGGGTGTTATTGAGCCTGATGTAAATGAGAAGGGCGAAGTTTTGAATGACGTTACAGTAGAAATGAAGGGTGACGGTTCTCCTGAACAAGCAACTACGGTTACTATTGAGGCTGGTACTATTATAACTAATAGTGCAGGCGCTCCTTTAGATCTGCCTATTATCTTGACAAGAAACACTACAGAAGAAAAGAATCCTTCATTTACTCAAGAGGATGAAACAGATATAGTTATTCGTAGCTTCTTTGGTAATCCTGATGGTGCTAAGTTTAATAATAAACCGCTTAAGATTACATTTGCTGACATTTATGGCGGACAATTGGGCGGATTGGAACTCCAGTATAAGACTGACAATGGTTGGGGTATAAGTACTTCTAATCTTAATAATGAAGTTACTACTGACAATTCTACGTACACTATGTTAGTTTCTCACTTCTCTCAGTTCCGTGCTGCTATCAATGGCAAACTTGAATCTGTAAAGAGTGAAACTATGTTTGGTGAAGAATTCCACAAAGATGTTAATCAACAGAATAATACAGATAAATCAGATAACTTGATCGTGACATATAATAATGCTCAGGAAGGTTCTATCTATAATGGTTTGTCTGAAGCTATTTCTGCTGTTTATACTAACGAGAATGCCCAAGGTGCTGTAAATTCTGCTATCAAGAATGTATTCCAGAAGAGTGGAATGGCAATTGGCGATGACTTTAAGACACAAAATGTAGAATTAAAATATGCTGTTGCTCCTTATACTTTGGTGAAATCAATCAAAGTTAAAACAGAATATAAGATTGATACATACGAGTTTACTTTGAATGGAAAGAAAGTGGAAGTTGTTGTTAAGTCTGTATTGAGACATCTCATTGATGCTGAAACAGTATATTTGGGTCATGGACACAATCATGGTCATGGACATGGTGATGATCTGAATTCTGGTGGTGGTATTTTTGTTGGTGAATAA
- a CDS encoding site-specific integrase: MKREIKIKEPIKLRSKQLLNGCLSLYLDIYMNKRRMYEFLKLYIIPESNRADKQRNVETLKLANAIKAQKIVELQNSKFGFNYNKNKANMLLTEYIAELADRDPTKKAKKTLMNTLIFHLQRYDTNGTSLKLIDKEYVIGFIEYLKTTTQKHCKKEKKINVNTQVCYFKELNYCLNYAVVEDILSINPINKIKNEDKPKRKKTERDYLSIDEIKALSKTYFYNDILKRAFLFSCFCGLRHCDIMALTWANLRKDKTGRTQLHILQKKTQECISLPLCNEALKQLPDKGGSLDSDKVFKGLISLGRTNEVLSRWAMDAGIQKHITFHVARHSHATMMITLGADLYTVSKLLGHTNIQTTQIYAKIVDESKNKAIALIPEIT; this comes from the coding sequence ATGAAACGAGAAATAAAAATAAAAGAACCTATAAAACTTAGAAGCAAACAACTATTAAATGGTTGTTTATCTCTCTATCTTGATATCTATATGAATAAGAGGAGAATGTACGAATTTTTAAAGCTTTATATAATTCCGGAATCCAATCGTGCAGACAAACAACGCAATGTGGAAACTTTAAAATTGGCCAATGCAATAAAAGCCCAAAAAATTGTAGAGTTGCAAAATAGCAAGTTCGGATTTAATTATAACAAAAATAAAGCAAACATGTTATTAACTGAATATATTGCAGAGCTTGCAGACAGAGATCCGACGAAAAAGGCAAAGAAAACGTTAATGAATACACTTATATTTCATCTACAACGATATGACACAAATGGAACCAGTCTAAAACTAATTGATAAAGAGTATGTAATTGGGTTCATAGAATATCTCAAAACAACTACTCAAAAACATTGTAAGAAAGAAAAAAAGATAAATGTAAATACTCAGGTATGTTATTTTAAAGAGCTAAACTATTGTTTAAATTACGCAGTCGTTGAAGATATTTTATCTATAAACCCCATAAATAAAATAAAAAATGAGGATAAACCGAAAAGAAAAAAGACTGAACGTGATTATTTATCCATTGATGAGATTAAAGCATTATCAAAAACTTATTTTTATAATGATATTCTCAAAAGAGCCTTTCTGTTCAGCTGTTTTTGTGGACTCAGGCATTGTGACATTATGGCTCTAACATGGGCAAACCTCCGAAAAGATAAAACAGGTAGGACTCAGTTACATATACTCCAAAAAAAGACTCAAGAATGTATATCGTTACCCCTGTGCAATGAAGCTTTAAAACAGCTACCGGACAAGGGAGGATCTTTAGATTCTGACAAAGTTTTTAAAGGATTAATTTCTCTTGGAAGAACAAATGAGGTACTATCTCGCTGGGCAATGGATGCAGGCATACAAAAACATATAACTTTTCATGTGGCAAGACACTCACATGCCACTATGATGATTACTTTGGGAGCAGACTTATATACAGTTTCTAAACTATTGGGACATACAAATATACAGACAACGCAGATATATGCAAAGATAGTTGACGAAAGTAAAAACAAGGCAATTGCTTTAATTCCGGAAATAACATAA